The following DNA comes from Gadus chalcogrammus isolate NIFS_2021 chromosome 12, NIFS_Gcha_1.0, whole genome shotgun sequence.
TATTGCTGAGTCCTGTGACCTGCTGTTTGTGATGTCCTACGACGAGCAGAGTCAGATCCCAGGGGACTGTATTGCAATGGCCAACGCCCCAGTGACTCAAACCCTCAACGGTACGCCGTCCCATAGATGTATGTGCTTTAAGTTGCTGAAGCCAAAACACTTATTCATTTAAAGGCTAACCTGGAATTATTTTAATAGGTTACTACCAATATTTGGATCTAGAGATAGATCCCAAAAAGCTAGTGATGGGAGTGCCGTGGTACGGTTATGATTACTCATGCCTCAACCTGTCTAAGGTAAGACATTTTCCGTTTAACGGTTCAAAATTAGCCCTACAGAGGAACCACAGTCATGGATTATTCAGTGTCCTCTAGCCATCCATAGTGTTAATTGGTGTAGTGTTAACCGAGCATAATTGATGAATAGTGAGCACCTTTTGCGAACAGTTTGTGTAAAGATGTGCAACGGTTAACATTGTGCAAAGTTAGCATTGTGCATGGTTTGCGAGTGGGTCAATAAAGCTCAAATGGGCTGGTGGTGGCGTCTTGTCCTGCACCCCGCTAGGACGGCGTGTGCTCCATAGAGAAGATCCCGTTCCGTGGAGCCCCCTGCAGTGACGCAGCGGGTAAACAGAAGACCTACAGCTGGATCATGAAGCAGGTCAACAGCTCCATGACCGGCCGACTGTGGGACCAGGGGCAGCAAGCTCCGTACTTTAACTACGAGGTAGGCCTGGTAAAAACGACCCTAGGGGGTCCATCTCCAATCAGCTCAATGTCCATGATGCTACGTTTAGCTCCGAACTTAGCCTTTGTTCAATCTATATTTGATGGAATGTTTGGGTTGACTGCATTCTTCGTTTGGCAGAAGAGGTTGTCCAGCACTggattattttaatgttttggtCCTTCAGAGTTGTCAGGGTGTTTTGCCATTAGTCtgaataaataacataaattaCAAAACCCGCTGCCTTTTCTGTTTACGGTTTGTAGTCTGGAGTGCCAGTGACCTTCTTCTATGGCAACACCACAAGAAAACACTTTACAGATGCAATATAAATGGTCCTATTGAATTCGTCTCACAAGTGGCAGCATTTTCTAGCCTCATTAGCATCACAAAACATTGCTGTTGTTAGTTTCTGGCAGCTGGCTTACAATGATGTTCCTTAGTTTTTGTTGTATATATTTTCATGTATATTTTCTCAGGACCATGAAGGACAGATCCACCAGGTATGGTATGATGATCCGGAGAGCATCTGCCTCAAGGCAAGCTTGGTGAAAAGCAAAGGGCTGAGGGGTATTGGCGTGTGGAACGGCAATCTCCTCAACTACATTGACGAGGCTGCCAAGCAACAGACAACAATGATGTGGAATGCTCTTGTGCAATGCTAAATGGGCCAAATTTACACCTGCCTTGATTCTCCTGACATCTGTTGCCAAGTCAGTATAATCTTTTGTGAGGTTGCGATGCCCAGGTTTTATTTTTCAGGAATATATGTTTGTACTACAAAGTTTATTCTGCTTTATTGCTGTTTTGGATCGCAGTATTTCAAGTCGGGTGTCCCACTTGAATCAGCCACTTGGAAATGCAAAAACAAAGCttttaaatagaaaaatatgtttcaacaAGTATTTGCCTCATACTGAATTATTAAAGAAGAAGTTTTGCTGTTGAAAAAAGTTGTTTCATGAATGATATAATGAAACTTAACATTTTGAACACCTTTCAcaattaatatttaaaatgatAAGATACAATATCAAACATTACTAGCAAATACTAGGACCACATCAAAATATAAGCGTGGCTAAAGTTAAATATAACTTGATATCAAATCTAGTACACAATGCATATTCAAATAACAAATTGTTTAAGAAAGATACACCGGCTTATATTCACACAGAATTTGACATCCCACTAATTTTTTTCTGTGCAGCTAAAATGTGTAGAATTCCAAACCTAAACATTGAATTAGCATCCAGCTTTCTGGGCGTATGGTCTGTTCCGTGGGATTGGCCCAAAAGGTTGTGAGGTTATAGGTCCAGTGTGAATCGATTGGCTCTTTTTCTGAGCCAGCTCAGCCTTCAGCGCCCTTAGCTCGGTAGCAGCCTGCTTCCTTAACtagagagagccagacaggAGCGATGTCAGCCACTTCGTTTGTTTGATATCACTGTCATTCATAATTAGTGCCTAATTCATCAAGGGTGTATTTATATGCAGTCATGAAAACAATTCTCTAACTTTTCAATGCAACAtctatttgttgtatttttatacaaaGGTTTTCCCTTTTTTGCGGATTCAATGCATATCTCATACTATTGggtgtagatatatatatgatgaatgaaaataaacaataatcaTGTACCCTTATCTCTGTGATAAGTTTCATCTTGGCATCTTCTACTTGTCTTCTCAGGTTGTCAATTTCATGGCTCTCAGTCATGATCTGAATGATGAGCTCATTCTAACAGATGGGATTATGGTTAGTCAGGTTAAGGACATTACAGGATGCAAGTACAACATGATAAGATAGACATGATTTAACACTGCCGAGTTCAATTTTCAGTGTGTAATTTAGGAAATACAATGAATGATTGAATTATAATTAAATGACTATTGGATAATCATGTCTATTAAAAGTATAATTCAtttcaacattttttattttgagaaGACGTAACTTTAAGAAGTAAATGAAGGAAGACTTCATCAACAGACCTTTGTGGAAGACCTTCCCTGAGGTCTGTTTCGGCCTCTGCCGTCTCTGGCCTGTAGCTGGTGCAGGAGTTTATTGTAAAATGTCTCCAGTTCCTGACGCAAATTCCTCAATGTCTCTTCCATTGGTGCCGTGGCTTTCTTTGTCTCAAAATACTTCTTTTTCCAACTGTCACGAGCTTTAGTGTGGTGTTAAAAGGGGGGGGAAACACTTCAATATTGATTTATGCTTTGTTTTTTGGATAAAATCTGATTATAATCTTAAACTGTCCCAAATGTACTCAAATTAACATaaccattttttgtttttcccgAAAGTTAGGCAAAAAGCCAAGCCGCATTACGACATGCGACAAAGTGAAGTCGCTACTTCAACTGACCTTGATTCCTACGGTTCCTGTTTTGGGCCAATAAGTCTTTCCCCTTCCTCAGCAGTTCCTGTCTTGTCCACTCGAGCTGCTTCCTTTCTCCCCTCACCATCTTGATTTCCTCAATAAGTTCATCTCcttgagacagagagatgcaACCCATGTCAGCAACATCCTTGGTGTTTAAGAGTCTCTGTATCGGCACTGCACTAGCCCATAGTCTCACACATGTCACTGTCCACCCCAATGTACGCTGGCTGTATCACCCACCTGTTGGTTGGTCGATTTATCATACACGCAACGGAATTCAAGAATTTGAGATGGCTTGTAATTGCTTTTCAACCTCCGAACCTGGTGGAACAGCAGCCCTTTAAACAGTCCTGTTGATCCAGGATGAGAACTGAGACGCTATCTTACTGTTATCCTGAAGAAGCGGGGTACCAGCTGGCCCGTTTGTGGTGAGGGTCCCAGCGGAGGCTGGAGGTTGGGAGCGGACTTGGATCATAGGCTTTGAGGACACTCCCAGACTCTCTGGAACCTCACATTATGAAAAGACACGACACTCAAAGTGATGCAGCATTTGGGTTGAGGGTGGCTTGGTTTTTCATCATGGATACATCTGGTCGTTACATATAACCCCATGTCACTGACCGGGGGGAACTTGGTGAATGGCCAAAGCCCTATTGTAAAGGCCTGGACTTTACAAGAGTCTGGAAGGCTTGTTAAAACACTTGAGTCCGGTGTTGTCGTGACAACTCTGCCTCTTTAATAGACTAAACTTTAGACCATGTTGTCGATGTCAAATAAAAAGAGGACATCTCATACCATTGGTTTCGGCTTCCTTCCCGCCGGCATCTTCGTCTGTAAATCTTTTGATGGTCTGAGCCTGCAATAATCAGACATCTGCGATGAAGCGTTAAGAAACTGTAGTTTCACAATCAACTGTACTACAGTAGTAGTCTGATGCTGATGCTAAGTGAGACAGGCCATAATGGTTTGGTGAGGAATAAATATTAGGGGCGTCTGCGAACAGCACCTGTCTGAGGAGaagcctgcctgtctgtcttccagCGACTCTGGTAGGCCTGAGTCTCTGGCCGCTCTGGTGGTCAGCTTGTCTTTCTTACAGCCTGTCATCTCTTCTCTCCCAGGCAGGCCCTTCCCCTGGGCCAGATCACCGTCTGGAAAGGGGTTCAAATGTAGACATGGTGGCAAATGGTGTTAAACACGTTTGCTTTGTTTGTCTTGCACTTTGCAAACATGTATGAACAAGTCAATTACTTGATGCAGGGTCCGCTTCAAATCATTTGATGCTTTTGAAATAATAGATTTCGACAAATATTTGGCAAGAAAGAATATTCAAAAAGCGTTTTTTTACGTCGCAGATATGAAACATGTAGATCAGTCTCCGATCGATAAGATATGTATTCTCTTCACCTTTACTTTGTACATCATGCGGTGACCTGCTGGGATTcttgcacctcctcctctgactcctctcctctgccctgtcAGCCTTCAGGgagaacccccccaccccggcctcccctctcgctccctctgtgGAGCAGcaactctcctcctcccccaacccctcctcctcctcctcatctccctcctcttcctcctcctcctccccctcctcctcctcctcccgctgctcCTCGTGGTCTGCGGCGTCGGGGGTGTGGGGCGAGCGTCGGGAACCCTGGGGGATCAGGGGGAACTTGACGGGCGGTCCCTTGGTGGTGGTCCCGGTGCCGGGCTTGTGGGGGTAGTAGGCCTGGTGGTCTGGGGAGCTGCTGCGGGTGTCCAGAGTGAGCGACTGGGAGCAGACGCTGCTGTGGTTCACCTCCGCGGCCAGCAGGTAGAGCTCGGGTTGGGCGGCCTGCGGTGAGAAGAGAAGAGGTCAGATTTTGTCTTTAGGCTGTTTTTTTTAAGGTGACATATTCTACCACAAGGTGTGAATGTGATAAGCCGTTacaagcctttttgaaaatctgcctcttctgacatcacatacatctaggtggtggacacgcccacttgtgatgtcagaagaggcagattttcaaaacgccttatcacactcacacctggtggtataatacgtatgtcacctttaagctaTAGTTAAGATAAGATTATTGTACTTAATGAATTCCACATGGGAATTCTGGTTAGCACAGCGAAGGGCACAGGAGGATGAGTAGTAGAAATGCAGAAGAAAAATAAGCTCcgataaaaataaaacactgaATACAGAACAAATCTGTGTAGGCCTCCACACAATACGAGCAGTAGGCATTGTAGTAGCAACGTTTGGATCCGGGCTCAACCTCCTACACAGGCCTTTAAACTGATTCTGCTGATTGAAACCATGTTTCAGTTTGAGTTATTTCTGAATGACCAAAAGCTGTACAAGAAGTGTCAGTAAGTCTATGCCAATTATGAAATAGCTCAAGTAATGGAATGCTTTAGTTAAAGTAAAAATAACAACATGAATGAGTATAATGGGACACAAGTTACTTTTCCAATCGAACAAACCAGGAATTCGTTTTTATTAGAATATttacattaatatttattttaagttgAATTGTCTACAATGATTTAATATGTATTGATGTTTACATAGTGTGGGAGGATAAAGTTCGAGGTAAATAGAGTAGTTTATGATGATCAGgtcaaaagaaaaggaaaacattgTATTTGACCTTGGCCGACATCAATTTgatatagaaagaaaaaaacgataCCTACATATGGTGGAGCAAATGTTTTCACTTTTAGCTCCCTCTCTTGTTCGTGTTTGACCTTTAACATAGAATAACATACAGCTGTGATATTATATAGGACCTCTTTAAAtcactcaaacgcacacagaagACCATCCTTTGAAGCACATTCTACCCACCACTGCTAAACTGCGACCGACACATTTCAGGAAGGAGAATTTGTCGACCCTTATTTCTGGTCCCAGAAAAATGCCAAGCTCACTCCTTAGATTCTTTAGCGTTATATCGGGATATACTCTAGAAACAATAGAACAATAAAGGTTATTATATTTTCACTGAAATGCATCACTGTAAACAAAACGACATTTCTTACCTGATAAAACCTGCAGATATGAAACTCTCGATGGCCTCCGCGGGAACTTTATTGAGCTTTCCATTCCACTGGTCATCAGGCACATAAAGCACATGGAGCTCCACCAACTAATGGTGTAAAATACATCAAGTTAACGTATTGACACATTTGGATGATTCACTACCTTTAATATCGATTTGTCTTGTAATGTTATTTTTACTAACGCAAATTGATTTGTCTTATTTGCGAGAAACCCTGCAGTTCCTTAATCAATTATAAACATGTCGACATACCTTGCTACTTTTTGGCCTTTTTTCCTCGAGATATCTTATTGACTCGCACGATAATTCCATTATTAACTTGATTTAGCAcattcaaaaaaatatatatatattcattgttagttaaaaaaaaaactaacgaTTGGTTTCCGTGTGGAAAAGCTGAAGAAATCCAGAGCAAGAATAGCCACTGGATGAAAAGAAAACCCTCTTTGCTTTTCTCAAAGGAAAAGAGGCTGCAAAGGAATGGATTTTATGAGAGAGTGCTTACACCAGTGTTGCCTTGGTGCTCATGACAAGTCCAGTGTATGCATGTGGTAAATCTCAAACCCTTTTTCTGAAATAGTCTTTATATTCGAATACATAATTCGTTTAGTTTTTACTCTGAAAATAGTCActcaaaataaacaacaaacattCAAAAGATCGTCAGGGCTTGATAAAAGCCCAGATATTCTTAACCATTAATATGAGTAACCCCTGACTGGAGTAAAGCCGGACTGCAgctcgcagatcgaggaggggCTTACATTTTCCCTAAATGGAGTAATATTGCATCGCATGTGTAAAGGCATTTATTCCACCAGGGGGCGCAGTGGAAATATGCACACAGACTTTacgcatcccaaataaaaatgaCCGGAAACGCAACATTGAGGAAGGGAAGCGAAGAACGGCAGAACAAAGTTTTCTCTGTATGATTGTCTGGCACTTTTAAGTTTCCAACCATGTCGGGATCATCAAACACCATGGCAATGAAGAAAGTGGTTCAACAGTTGCGCTTCGAGGCCAGCATCAACAGAGTAAAGGTACGGTGAAACACAGTGCGCCTTTTATTTCACGGCGGTCCAAAAAAGTCTGACGATGGCGACCTGTGGCTGTTTCATAAGGGTCTCACCACCTTCACGATCAAAAAAATGTGATCTCTTAGCCAACTGTTGCACTCAGTATGCGTCTCGAAGGGTGTGTACATGACAACtttacatgtgtatatataaataataaaaaaaggtaaTCGTAGTTTTCTATGTCCACAGGTGTCTCAGGCCGCCGCAGACCTGCAGCAGTTCTGTCTCCAGAACGCCCAGCAGGACCCTCTCCTCACGGGAATGTCCTCCAGCACGAACCCCTTCAGACCACAGAAAGTCTGCTCCTTTTTATAGCCCACATGATGCCTTTCGTGAGTACCAGTTTATTCCTCTAATACATCTTCCTTGAATTATGGAGTACACCATGTATAGCGAGTCGACACTACATCTTAAATATAACAGCTGGTGTATGTATATAATGTTAAGGTTCGATAATGAAGCATGTGTAcctaaaatgtttacattttctCTGTCATACAGTATTTCCGTCTGCACGTTATTTTTTTATCCCAGTACTGACCTGAACAATTGGTTCCCATCTGTAGTAAAGTGCATGAATCATCTTTGACATTAACAAAACCACCAACGTCCATCTGTACAGGTTTCGGACTCCAGGGTGCCTTGATGTTCATCAGAACCTGCACTGTGGACTTGATTGTTACGAGTGCCAGGGAATTTGGGGACAGCCAactaacttaatttttttttaataacatctAAATATCTCAAGGTGCTTCTGAGACCGGTCTTCACCCAGTTAGTAGCAACTAATACCATaaagtgtgttttcatgtgtgctTTCTTTCCATATATTtgtgaataaaatacaacattCCAACAACCCTGTATGTagaatttattttttgcacAACATATTTACaaggttatttaaaaaaatgactCAAGACAGTTTAGCTATGTATGGGCTAGCAAGCCTAAGGGCCCAGATCTCCTGATTTCCCCATTTTGACTCAAACACAAGCAAACCATGCTTGCGTCTGCAGTTGCCATCCACAAGATGCATGAATTTGTGTAAATTGACACTACCCATGTTTCTCTTGACTATTTACTGACAGGGTGAGACATGCCAAACAAAATAATAGAGCCTGACTCCCATCCTACAAAGGACATTCGACCAGGAAGGACATCACAAGTTAAAATACATAACTACCGGTTGGGATTAACATGGTCATTGTTCACCCAGCAAGAGCAGTTCAATAGGAGACCGGAGACTGCCTTTGTCACAAAGGCCAGCTTGTCGATACGCATTCAGAGGACGAACTTCCTTCTGCAGGCATCCACCTCATGACGCTGGAAAGTAAAGGGATAACGACAAATTAATTTAGTGGATCTTCTAGcatgacaacatagcatgttgGAAGCACAAGTAGAAATGCCATTAGGACAAATGATGTGAAGGAAAATGTATCAAAATGCATTTTCTACATAAACAACTCCACAAAAGGAAATGTAGGGACAGTAAGTGGTCGAGTTAAGACAACTGTTACCTTGAGAACCCACTCGTACTCCCCGAACTTCGAGTCGAAGGTGCCCTTCTGTAGCGAGCGCAGTTTGAGGGTGAAGCGCGGTCCCAGCTCTTGGATGCCGGCCCTCTTCTCGTTCTTGAAAATATACCTGATGAGGAAAAGGTTGGTTGTAGTTTGGTGATTGGGTCAAAAGTAAAGCAGCTCTTAAAACACGAGTTACAATGTGCCCAACATAAATCTGTAAAAACTAACTAATAGGTTTCATATATAGCTAGATGTATACGGATCAGAAAAAGACCCACCTGTGAAACCTGAAGAACACAAAGTCTCTCTGGTTGTGGAAGGTGGCGACCTGCCGACCCACAAACTGCGGGTCATGTGGGAAGAGGGCGGCGAACATGCGGCCGATGCCGTGACCCAGGCGGGTGCTGAAGTTGTTCAGGATCACCTCTGGGGTGTGTTCAGTCGGCTCTTTGCCTCGCCGCTGAGGACGGTAGAGAATATGTTGCATTACTTATATTGCCCCCGCCCGATCCAGAAAGTACTGGGTTCAATTCCAAATGGCTCCGCAGTATTTGTAGGCGTTGAGGAGGTCAAACCCTACCTTGTTCATGAAATGCATCGACTTTTTCAATGCAATGCAAAGTGTTTAACAACAGTAAAAGATGAAACATTTTCTGGAAGAAAGACCGTGGGATTAATGCTTGGACATTGCTTGCCTTCATTTCCTTGCGTAGCCGTACACTGctcactttgaagtgggctgtGGGTCCATCGGGGAGGTGACAGAGAACCAAGCCGTCTTTGTATTGCAGTGAAGGAGGACACACTTAACGAAGCCACCATACCAGTCAGAGAGTGAACACATGTTTGCCAGGGAGGCAGAAGTGCGCTGGAATCTAAAGACTTTTTACTTACCATTCAAGCCTATATGCAGTTTGAAACTAgagtaataataaatatagcggCTAGGGCGTCCACCTTAAGTCACAAGGGACTGGGTGTCATCCCAAATGTCCACAGCTTcatcccctaccagctccttaacGAATGACATGCATCAACGCaagtggataaaagcgtctgctaaatgacaaaaCGAATAATACTCTAGTATGGAGTAGATGGTCTCAGAGGCGTCTTTAGTGTGAAATAGTCTTTGAGGATACTGGGCATTTTGCGGTCCTCGTTTATGACCATGAGGTACGTGAAGCCCCTGGAGACACACTGGGGGATGACCCTCTTCAGGGCCAGTCCTCTCCTGTAGTAAACGTGGGCGTCCGGGATCACCGTGGCCAGCTGCTCGCAGAACCGAACCGTCCTCTGAAAGATGAGTCAGAAAAAGGCAAAAGACGATGACTCCACCGAGCCCGGTATCGAGAAGCTCCTCTGGTATGAATGAGCaagttatattttttttaatttctgttATCTGGTCTGTTGCTGGGACTGCTCTGAGATGGGAATGTAAAGAGAGGAACTACCTCTCAAAGCTGGCCGTTAACTGAAATGGCTGATGATTCAAGGATGAAATaaattgtttgttatttttggaGAATCGGCATTAGGGTTTGGAAAGAAGTATATATCATCTGCAACTATTTTTTGttgtattaatttattttatttgctttGCTCGTGTTCATTTCttaaataaagaataataaagaaagaaagtgcTAAGAGCAACTCACCCCCCTGGGTCTGTCCGATGTTGTGATGAGTACTTTGGGGTTAGTCAGTTTGTTGAAGTATGAAGAGAATTCATCCGTTCCCTCATCAAAGGCTACCTGTAAATTAGAgttcaaatacaaataaatgacaCACAGCACAACATTGAGACAGAAAGGAGAGCAACCGTTCAAATAATACCAATTTACCTCTTCATCGTCTGGGTCAACTGTGGTTTCGTCGTACACTCTCTGGTTTTCTATAGTCTTAGGGACTTCCTTTGGTGGTGCCTGGAAAAAGAGTTAAGTCATTTGTGTTTGATGTATTAGGTTCCATACTTCGATTTATGGTGATGGTTGCACACTTGTTATTGGTGTCAAATCTTGGAAAACAAACGTAAGACTATCCTCTGTCTGATTacttcacacactaacaacGATGATCATGAGGCTCACCTTGTCACCCAaagcctccctctccttctttctcgtTTTCTTCACTTGCATCTTTTGCTGaaaattcaaacacacacagacacatcaacCAGGGATTTAACCTATGGAGTTACCATGATCATTCACCCATTTTATACACATCAGTCCACTTTTACCTTTCTTTTGTCCTGTTTGAGTTTCATAAACATCTGATGTCGGCGCTGTTTATTCTTGATTTCCGAAAGGCTGAATGTCGGGGGAAGCATTGGTTCTAGTGGCGTGAGAACAGGTTtagtctccaccacctccacatcgCTAACGTTGCCATTCTCCCCTTGAGGAGTCCtctttttcttttgcattttgttgttcATTTTGATGTTCTTTTTCTTGCCTTTGAATTGCTTTAGGGGAACTTGTGTGACATCCATGTTGTCAACTACGGTGTTTCTTCTTTTCACGTGTGAGATGTGATGGCTCGACTACTTCCGGGTCAGGAGGTTTTCGCCGAATTGTTTGGGTGTTTTTTAAGAAATGCGCCGTCTAGTGGTATGGATGAGCATAAGACAAGGTGACTTTCATGGGGGAATTGTTATGCACGACAGAAATAATAAAGTTGATGGTTTCATtttggttacacacacacacacacacacacacacacacacacacacacacacacacacacacacacacacacacacacacacacacacacacacacacacacacacacacacacaaacactcagacatAATCTATCGTCTTAGATCTACTAGTTTATATGATAATTTACACTAGTTGGAGATACATGTTTCCAGTAGATCTTGTAGGTGCTGGTCTGGATATAGTCAGTATACAATCCAAAAATAACCATCAATGCATAACCTTAGAGGGAAATGGAGAATCTATTTAAGCAAAAAATCATAAGAAATTAGATAGGCTGATTCagtgtaaatatttattttggaatAATACACATTGATGATAGTACATCTACATTAATAAGTGCATTGCTGTGCTGTGACTTGACTCCATCCAAACGTCAAAATATTAAATTGAGGTGTCCATACATCCCTATTTTTAAAGACATTGGAGATGGCTCAAGAGTGCTTCTGACATGAACCGTGACAGTACTGAAAACAAAGATATGCTCAGAGCTCATATAGAATGCATAGGAGTATAGaaacaacataaaaacatgtataaaaaaatatctgGGAATGATACAATATTGTATGTATGTACCCATCTAACTAAAAGTacccaaatctctctctctctctctctctctctctctctctctctctctctctctctctctctccttctctcgctctctccttcctccttctctctcccccccccccccctctctctctctttctctctctctctctctctctctctctctctctctctctctctctctctctctgtctctctctgtctctctctgtctctcattctccttctccatccctccctctatctctctctctccccccatccttctctccctcaGCTAGCAGTC
Coding sequences within:
- the ctbs gene encoding di-N-acetylchitobiase; amino-acid sequence: MTGFKMLTIFTFISTICLVATADVCPCGSPDLCHQIRQERDFEVFVFDVGRKAWQSYDWSIVTTVAAFGKYDPELMCYAHSKGARVVLKGDVFLPYIVDPGNRTAWITEKVNLAKTQFLDGINIDIEHAVEVGSAEYHALTGLVKESTEAFHREIPGSQVSFDVAWSPNCIDKRCYDYVTIAESCDLLFVMSYDEQSQIPGDCIAMANAPVTQTLNGYYQYLDLEIDPKKLVMGVPWYGYDYSCLNLSKDGVCSIEKIPFRGAPCSDAAGKQKTYSWIMKQVNSSMTGRLWDQGQQAPYFNYEDHEGQIHQVWYDDPESICLKASLVKSKGLRGIGVWNGNLLNYIDEAAKQQTTMMWNALVQC
- the gng5 gene encoding guanine nucleotide-binding protein G(I)/G(S)/G(O) subunit gamma-5 yields the protein MSGSSNTMAMKKVVQQLRFEASINRVKVSQAAADLQQFCLQNAQQDPLLTGMSSSTNPFRPQKVCSFL
- the spata1 gene encoding spermatogenesis-associated protein 1 codes for the protein MELSCESIRYLEEKRPKSSKLVELHVLYVPDDQWNGKLNKVPAEAIESFISAGFIRVYPDITLKNLRSELGIFLGPEIRVDKFSFLKCVGRSLAVVKHEQERELKVKTFAPPYAAQPELYLLAAEVNHSSVCSQSLTLDTRSSSPDHQAYYPHKPGTGTTTKGPPVKFPLIPQGSRRSPHTPDAADHEEQREEEEEGEEEADRAEERSQRRRCKNPSRSPHDVQSKDGDLAQGKGLPGREEMTGCKKDKLTTRAARDSGLPESLEDRQAGFSSDRLRPSKDLQTKMPAGRKPKPMVPESLGVSSKPMIQVRSQPPASAGTLTTNGPAGTPLLQDNRDELIEEIKMVRGERKQLEWTRQELLRKGKDLLAQNRNRRNQARDSWKKKYFETKKATAPMEETLRNLRQELETFYNKLLHQLQARDGRGRNRPQGRSSTKNELIIQIMTESHEIDNLRRQVEDAKMKLITEIRLRKQAATELRALKAELAQKKSQSIHTGPITSQPFGPIPRNRPYAQKAGC
- the rpf1 gene encoding ribosome production factor 1; this translates as MDVTQVPLKQFKGKKKNIKMNNKMQKKKRTPQGENGNVSDVEVVETKPVLTPLEPMLPPTFSLSEIKNKQRRHQMFMKLKQDKRKQKMQVKKTRKKEREALGDKAPPKEVPKTIENQRVYDETTVDPDDEEVAFDEGTDEFSSYFNKLTNPKVLITTSDRPRGRTVRFCEQLATVIPDAHVYYRRGLALKRVIPQCVSRGFTYLMVINEDRKMPNGLVLCHLPDGPTAHFKVSSVRLRKEMKRRGKEPTEHTPEVILNNFSTRLGHGIGRMFAALFPHDPQFVGRQVATFHNQRDFVFFRFHRYIFKNEKRAGIQELGPRFTLKLRSLQKGTFDSKFGEYEWVLKRHEVDACRRKFVL